Genomic DNA from Filimonas effusa:
CATATACCTGTTGTACTGCTGTCGGCCAAATATTCTATAGAAAGCCAGATGGAGGGTTTGCGTTATGGGGCGGATTACTATATCACCAAACCTTTCAACACTGCGTTTTTAATTGCTTCGATCGATAATCTTTTAGAGCAGCGAAAGCGTCTTTTTGAAGCATTGATCGATAAAAAGAAAGCGATAGAGCTGAGTCCTGAGCCAATTGTAGTGACATCGAGAGATGAAACTTTTCTCAGGGAGGTTATCAAGATCGTAGAATCCAGGATGGACGATACGGAATTTAATATGGACGCTGTTGCTGAATCGATGGCATTGAGCCGTACTACGTTTTATAAGAAGTTTAAAAGCTTGACCACTTTAACACCTATGGAGTTTGTGCGTGATATGCGGTTACAGCGGGCGAAGCAATATCTTGATGCCGGTGGGCACAATGTATCGGAAGTTGCTTTCCACACCGGTTTCAGCAATCCTAAATATTTCAGTACATGCTTTAAGGAGAAGTACCATATGTCGCCATCGGACTATTTGAGATCAAAAAATACACAGGCTTAATGCAGTGATTGCTTGCATCCACAAGCACATACATAACTCACTGGTTATCAATAAATATATTTTACCATGTACGCTATCAAACCATTTCTGCACAAACCTGAACCTCGCCATACGTGCATGTTTATAGGTTTGGGGGGTTAATGATGCCGGTGGCTGATACTTCTGATCCGCCATGACAGGGCCTCGTTCCATCATAATTAAAAACGATAGCCATATGAAGTTAAGTTCATGCCGGGTACCTCTGTACCTGTTAGGCAATACCGGATAACTACTGCCGATTGCGATAGACATTCATTTCCTTTTTCCCAGACGATTGATTTTTCACTTTTCAAAGTTCAGCAACCAAAAACGTAAACAAAATGGAAAACAAAGAGAAAACGATTGCTTTAAAATCCATGCTATTCGTTGCCTCCCTCTTGTTGTGCGGGGCTCTTTTTTCTCAAGGGCGCATCACTGTTTCAGGGACGGTAGAAAATAAAACCGGCGCGATGTCCGGTGTTAGTGTAACCATAAGCGGAAATGACAGGGGAACATTGACAGATTCACTGGGTCATTTCAGGATTGTTGTTCCGGGTGAAAACACCATACTTAGCTTTTCTTTTGCCGGTTATGCCATTCAAAATATTAAGGTGGGCACACAGCGCACCCTGCATGTAAAACTGGAGCAAGAGGACAAATTGCTTGATGAGGTTATTGTAATTGGTTATGGTACGGCCAGGAAAAAAGATCTTACCGGCTCTACTGCCTCCGTAAAAGGGTCCGAAATAGCACAGATTCCTGTAACCACTGCTGCACAAGCTATTACCGGCAAGATGGCCGGCGTTAACGTAGTAACCCAAAGCGGCGCTCCCGGAGCCGACATCAACATTTTAGTACGTGGCGGTACTTCCATAACACAAAGCAACCAGCCATTATATGTGGTTGATGGTTTCCAGATGGAAAATGGTTTAAGAAACATTGATGTGAACGATATTGCAACTATCGATGTAATGAAAGACGCGTCCGCCACAGCTATTTATGGTGCGCGTGGTTCCAATGGTGTTATTTTAATTACAACCAAGTCTGGTAAAGCAGGCAAAACGCAGATCAACTACAATGCCTATATGAGCTATGAAAAGCTGGGCAGTAAACTGGCTATGCTGAATGCAGAACAGTATGTTGACTACCAATACGAGTTTCAAACGCTTGCCGGACGTCCGGATAAATGGACTAAAAATTTCGGCGGCGATGTAACCGATCCTAATTTTTATACCGGTGCAGCCAATTATATCAAAACCAATTATGGATCAAGGCCTACGATAGACTGGCAGGATGTAGTGTTTGGCGGTACGGCGTTGCTGAAAAATCACAGTCTTTCTGTTAGCGGCGGCAACGACAAAACAAAAGTGTTATTAAGTGGTAACTACACCGGACAGGATGGTCTTATTGCCAATCATAATTTCGACAAATTCAATTTACGCGCCAAGCTCAATCATAAAGTGAGTGACCGTGTACGGGTAGACTTCAATACCAATTTCAATAATACCAGGATCGATGGTGGCGGCTCTTTAGGTGGACAATTGAAATTAAGTTTATTGCAGCCTGCCACCGGTGGTATCAGGTTTACCGATGAGCAACTGATAGGAACCGATGTGAGTGAAGAAATGCAGGCTGATGACTCGCAATATGATATTTATAACCCCATCATTACAAACGAGGCTGTTACCAAATCCAAGTTTACGCGCCAGTATACTGCCAATGCAGGCATTGAAATAGATGTTCTGAAAAATCTTACCTGGCGTAGTGCGGGAAGTTATATGTGGCAGCAGGAAAGAACCGATAACTGGGATGATGGCCGTACCAGGAATGCACAAACAACATATGGTGGTCCGTGGGGCAGCAGGGATAATGCTGAAAAATTCTCCTGGCAAATCACCAATACACTTACCTGGAAGAAAAATTTCGGGCTTCATGGAGTAACTGCCCTGCTGGGTCAGGAAACTTATTATAGTGAGTCGATGTTCCTGAAGAACACTTATTCCGGTTTTGATGCAGACAACTTTGGCCTGAACGATGTAGCGGCAGCTTCCACACTTTATTCCAAATCGTCAAGCAAAGGCCGGTATGGCATGGTTTCCGGTTTTGGACGTGTGATGTATAATTATGCCGATCGGTATATGCTTACGGCAACATTCCGTGGTGACGGTGTTTCAAAGTTTGCTGTTGGACATCAATGGGGCGGGCTGCCTTCTATGTCGGCAGCATGGCGTATATCTGACGAGCGTTTCATGCGCAACATCCGCAGCATCAACCAGCTGAAATTACGTGCCGGTTATGGCACAACGGGCAACTGTGATATAGACGATTATATGTACGTAACATCGTACGGCGGCAGCTTTTATGCAATCAACAACAAGCAGGTAAACACGCTTGTACCTGGCAGTACCTTAGCCAACCCCGCACTTAAATGGGAGAAAACAACGTCTACCAATATTGGCCTTGACCTGTCGATGTTTGGCAGCCGCATCAACTTCTCCGCTGATTTTTATAACCAGCAAGCCGATAATTTATTATTAAAAGTTCAAATTCCTACCTCTACCGGTTATACCTACCAGTTCCAGAATATTGCCTCTATACGCAACAGGGGTGTTGAAATGGTATTGAATACAAGGAATCTTGTTGGAGAAGGTCTCAGATGGTCAACCGATTTCAATATATCCTTCAACAGGTCCAAAGTACTTCAACTGGATAGCCGTAAAAGTTTTATAACCAGCTATAACAACAATGCCAGTTTCCTTATTGAAGTAGGCAAACCTTTAGGTCAATTCTTTGGATACTTATATGACGGTGTTTATACGACTGACGACTTCACTCAGAATGCCAATGGTACTTACACGCTGAAAGAAGGTGTTGCACGTCCTAAAGGAACTGCAGGAGTCATTAAACCCGGCGATGTCAAGTATAAAACGGTAAAAGGAGAAACCGATGCCAATAAAAATCCTGTATGGTCAACAGAAGACAGGACTGTTACAGGAAGTGCACAACCCAAATTTACCGGAGGCATTACCAATACCTTTACCTATAAAGGTTTTGACCTGGGTGTGTTCATGAACTTCAGTTATGGCAATAAAGTATTCAACATGAATACACAGCGCTTTATAGGACCTTACCTGCCCAATCAGAATACGCTGGAAGCCATGAACGGCCGTTTCCGCCTGATCGATCCCAATACAGGTAAAGAAACCACGGATCTGGCACGCCTGGCCCAGTTGAACCCTGGCCAACATGCCAGCAACGCTCTCTGGAGTCTGAATGCTCCCAACAGTAAAGTGATATCTGATCCAATAGATTATTACCTGGAAGATGCATCCTTCCTGCGTCTTAACACCATTACACTAGGATATTCATTGCCACATTCCCTATTACAAAGAGCCAAAATAAGCAATGTAAGGATCTATGGTACGCTCAACAACATTCATTCGTTCACGAAATACCGCGGTTATGATCCTGAAGTATCTGCCACATCAAGTGCGCTTACAAGAGGGGTAGATGATTCTGCTTTCCCCAGGGCTAAGAGTTTTGTGTTCGGGTTAAATCTCACATTCTAATAACCGTTTAAAACATTAGAAATGAAAAAAGCTTTTTATTATATATTAACACTGGCACTTGCAGGCGCTACACTTACCTCCTGCAAGAAATGGCTTGACATGCCATCGGAGATGGCATACGACAGTGAAACCACATTTGCTTCTATTTCCAAAGCAGAAAAGGCTGTGCTTGGGGTGTATCCTTATACTTTCAACAGGGAATTATATTACCAGTTTGGTATGGGTACAGACGAGTGCATTTCCACCGAAGGGGAAACAAACTCTAAAAACAAGTTTTCCAATTATGTTTATTCGGCAGACATTGTGCCTTCGGATGCTTATGCTTCTATGTACAGGGCTATTGAATATTCCAATGTATGTATTAAGAAGTTAAGCGCCATGAAAGGCAGTTCGGATGCAGAGGAAAAGAAAAGAACCATGCTGCTGGGCGAATGTTACGCCATGCGCGCTATGAGCTTTTTAAATGTGGTAAGGTTTTACGGAGATATCCCCTATCCTACTACTCCGGTTGAGGAAGCTACCACCTTTTATACTTCACGTGTTAGCAGAGACACTATTTATGATGGATGTGTAGCCGATCTTCAAAAAGCAATTTCGCTTTTACCCTGGAAAAGTGAAGGCATGGTACCTACAACCGAGCGTTTCACAAAGAATGCCGCTTACGGTATACTGGCGCGTGTAGCTTTATATGCAGCAGGTTATTCTTTAAGATGGGATTTAAAAACCTATAGCCAGGGGAGTGTAAAACTGGCTCAAAGATCAGATGCCGCCAGGATAAAAGAGCTTTATCAAATTGCATCCGACGCCTGCTCTGCTATTATATCAAAAGGTGAAAACAGCCTGGTATCAAGTTATGAGAATATATTCCGCGACCTGGTAAACGGCAGGTTCAATGCTGAATCGATACTGGAATTTGGTCAATTTGGTACAGAGGTAAATGGTTCTGCAAATGGTTATACCAATGGCATGTTTATTCATACCAGCTCCTTCTTTGGCAAAAGTCAGCCTGCGATGGGGATATTCCCGGCGTTGTGGTATGATTTTGATCCCCAGGATCAGCGTCGCGATGTTAGTATCGCTGGTTATGGTATCACTTCTAAAAATGAGCGCCAGCTGAACTCTTATGGAGCAAACACCATAGGCAAATTCAGGGCTACGTGGAAAAGTTCGCAAGGTACCGCGATCAACAAACGCGATATCAACTGGCCTTATTTACGTTATGCCGATGTATTACTGATGTATGCCGAAGCGCAGAATGAATTATTCAATGCACCTACTGCAGAAGCAAAATCAGCCTTTGAGAAAGTACGGACCCGTGGTTTTGGCGGAGACGCTTCTAAAATTGGCACCACACCCACCAGTTACCAGGGTTTCAGAGATGCCATTATCAATGAAAGAAAACTGGAGTTGGCCTTCGAAGGATGGCGCAGGACCGACCTTGTACGCTGGGGAATTTTGTATGAATCGCTGACACAGGCCAAACAAAACCTCATTGATATGGCCAATAAAACCGGCAAGTATGCTAATATCGACAGATACAGGGCTTACAAGTTAGTAGCTGCCACTACTTTCAATGATCCCGTGGTTGGCGTGTCGTACATTGGTTTTAAAGATGCGCCTACCGCCACTGAAAAAGCGCAGTTAACAGCCAATGGATATACGTTGCTGGATATGTATAGTGCAACAGCTGCTTCCGGCAGTGGCCAGGCTTTGACTGCAGATGCAGCATGGGTGAAGGCCATATTCAGAGGACTTGAAAAAAACAAAGTGGAATTATTGCCTTTAAGTACACCAACTATTGACGCGAACCCGGGATTGGCAGGCCAACAACATCCATTGTTCTAGTATAAAAGGCGCAATGCTTTTCCTGATCCGGCTTACAGGCAGGGGATTTGACTCCGGTCATCCCCTGCCTTTTTTTATCCTTTAAATAATTTCCTATGACCTTTCAATTGAATTTAAGAAGTATATGCGTGGCAGGAAGTTTTCTGGCATTGGCAAGCTGCTCTTCCACAAAAAAGCTTTCCGCTCCGAACGAAGTTATTACGGTGATGGAAAAAACGAATGGCTACTTTATGCATAAATGGCCTGATGCTGGAAAAACCATCATCACCAATAAAGAACGCCCATCCAATATCTGGACAAGAGGCGTCTATTATGAGGGATTGATGGCCCTGTATGCTATTGACAAAAAGCCTGCTTTTTACGATTATGCCAACCAATGGGGAGAGAAGCACCAATGGGGGTTATCACGTGGAATAGAAACCAGGAATGCTGATAATCATTGTGCCGGGCAGACCTACCTGGACCTGTACATGATAGATAAGAATGAAGCTTATATTAAAGACATTAAAGCATCTATAGACCTGATGAAAGCCAGCGACAAGATAGATGACTGGTGGTGGATAGATGCTTTACAGATGGCAATGCCCGTGTTTGTTAAGCTTGGGGTTTTGTATAATGACACCAGCTATTTCAGCAGGATGTACGACATGTATGCTTATACGAAGTATAAACATGGTGGCAACGGATTATACAATGCCCAGGATCATTTGTGGTGGCGTGACAAGGATTTCGTTCCTCCTTATAAAGAACCTAACGGAGAAGATTGTTACTGGTCGCGCGGGAATGGATGGGTTGTTGCTGCGCTGGTAAAAACAATGGCAGCGTTACCTGCGAGTGATAGTCACTATGCGGAATACAAGCAGGATTACCTGGATATGATACAAGCATTGGTTCCCTTACAGCAGCCGACCGGTTTATGGACCGCCAGCTTACATGATAAGAACCATTTTGGCGGTAAGGAGATCACCGGGTCAGCACTCTTTGTTTACGGTATGGCCTGGGGTGTAAATAATGGTTTACTGGACCGGAAAACTTACCTGCCCATTATCACCAAAGGCTGGAATGCTATTGTCAAAGATGCTGTGCATGCAGACGGTAAACTGGGCTATGTGCAAGGAACAGGTAAAGAGCCCAAGGACGGGCAGCCTGTTGGTTTTGACAGCACTCCTGATTTTGAAGATTACGGATTAGGTTGTTTTCTACTGGCCGGCAGTGAGGTTTATAAACTGGCAGGAGGAAAATAAGACTTAATACAATGCTGCGAAACGCTTAAACGACTTTCCTCTTCACCCTTTAACTAAAGAGGCTGTATCAAATGTGAAGTGTCCCCGAAAAGTGTCTAACTTTTAGGGGGCACTTCAATGATGCGGCCTCTTTTATTTGGAACCGGGTATACGTTTAAGCCATTTGCGGCACCCCGGAGGTAGCCAGCTCTGCGTTTGTATTCACAGTGGCTTCTGCTTTTATGCTTATGGGATGAGCGATACAGCCATGAGGCCGATGACCACATCATTGGCGACGGTTTTGAGCTCTAACCTATCCAGTTCCTTATTTATATCAAGCGGCATATCCAATATAGTGGCGGCACCGCCGTCGATGGCGCGAGTCGTATATCCTTTGACCGTTGTGTGTTGGGGGAATCCGGCAAACACCTGGCCGGTTTTCAGGCTAATCCTGGGCGGGCGGGGCAATTGTAAGTTGAATGCTGCGCCGTTATCTTCATAGTCTTGTTCGATGGGGCACCAGTTGTCTGGGTTTTTAAGAGAAAGTTTAGTAAGAGAGCCATCTTTATAGTACACTGTTATGCATCCGTTTTCGAGCTGGCTTTGCATGGCGTTGGTGCTACCTGCGAGCAGCAGGTACAGGTGACTGTTCCTGCCATTTAATGGAATGGTTACCGCATGAGGATAGTTATCCCATTGAGAGGTGTAGATGATGTTATCCAGGTTGTTATCTGCCGGTGTAGCGAATACAATGCCTTGCGGTATTTTAAAGGTATTGGCACCGGCGGCGGCGGCCCGGAAACCACTGTCGTTTATGTTTACGTTTACGAGCGGGTAACACCAGTTGCCAATGCCCTGCAATGGCAACTGCAATGTTGGGGACTGGGGCCTTGGAGAGCGGTATTGGTTGTTGAAAATATTTGTAAGCTTATCGTTAAACAATTGGCTGAGGTTTACTGTGGTACTTGTTTGCGTTGTTGTGATATTCCAATTTACGAGGGTAGTATCGAACCTGGCGCCGTCCGTACCCAGCCATTGGATGCTATTGGTTCCAGGCACCAGCGATGCAGCGGGAACCCGGATGGCTATTCCTTTATCATTTGCGGGAATAGAAAGCTTTTGAGCATAGAGCTTGCTTCCGGCATTCACCTGCAGCGTTCCCTGCAAAGTGGTGCTGGTATTATTCTTAATAGAAAAAGTTAAAGCATTTGCCGGTTGTTGCTTTGCTGCGACGATATCTACCGGGTTTCTAATGCTGAGATCTACGGGGTGCCACCATTTGAGATCACCCTGTTTCAGCAACAGGAAGAATGTACGCTGGTCTTGTCCGCCGGTGGGCAACGCCTGTAACCGGTTGGGTTGCAGCTGCGGGGTTTGCAAGACCTGCTGCGGATCGAAGACCTCAAGGATTGCTGCATCTGTAGTGTGGCAGGCAAACTTTTGCTGCAGGATACCCACAGTATCGTAAGCCGGCTTTTCGGGCGCGTTACCTTTCCACCGGATGACGATATGCCAACTGGTTGCTGCCGGTGCAGTGAGCCTGATAGCCGGTCCGCCTACCTGAACGAGCTGTTGCCATTGTACGGGTTTTCCGTTTATCATTACCTGCTGCACCTGTGTAGCGGGCGCATTCAAGGTAAGTTTAAGATGCAATGTTTTGGAGAAAGCAGCGGTAATGGTATAATCGTCTGTACCGGCTGTTCTCCGGAAGCTGCATTTAACATCGGGAGTTTGCAGGGCTGCGTGTTTCCAATGGGCGGGGAAGCCGGGATGAATGGCAAGCGTATCGCGAAGGGCATCGGGGACGATGCCAAACAAACCTTCGATGAGCGTTCGCGCGGCCATGCCAATGGGGTCGGCAAAGTCGCGATACAATTCGCCGCGGGCTGCGTCGTAACGTGAGAGCTGCTGGAAGCCGCCGGGGCTGGCGCTCATGTACATCGATTCTACGAGTGCGCTTTTCCACAGGCGGAAGGCTTCGTTTGAGCGGTTGCCCTGCCAGTAAGCCAGGGCGGTGTGCAGGTTCTCAGCCAGCGCCACGTTATTTAAAGACCAGGTATATGGCTGCCAGTTTGAGGTAGACAACAGGTAATAAGCCTCACTGGTTTCTCCATTAATTTTTACCGGTATGTGTGGGATATGAGTGTCGATATAACGCAGGCTTTGATATGCCTGGAAGGCATCGGGCACACGGGA
This window encodes:
- a CDS encoding glycoside hydrolase family 88/105 protein is translated as MTFQLNLRSICVAGSFLALASCSSTKKLSAPNEVITVMEKTNGYFMHKWPDAGKTIITNKERPSNIWTRGVYYEGLMALYAIDKKPAFYDYANQWGEKHQWGLSRGIETRNADNHCAGQTYLDLYMIDKNEAYIKDIKASIDLMKASDKIDDWWWIDALQMAMPVFVKLGVLYNDTSYFSRMYDMYAYTKYKHGGNGLYNAQDHLWWRDKDFVPPYKEPNGEDCYWSRGNGWVVAALVKTMAALPASDSHYAEYKQDYLDMIQALVPLQQPTGLWTASLHDKNHFGGKEITGSALFVYGMAWGVNNGLLDRKTYLPIITKGWNAIVKDAVHADGKLGYVQGTGKEPKDGQPVGFDSTPDFEDYGLGCFLLAGSEVYKLAGGK
- a CDS encoding SusC/RagA family TonB-linked outer membrane protein, with the protein product MENKEKTIALKSMLFVASLLLCGALFSQGRITVSGTVENKTGAMSGVSVTISGNDRGTLTDSLGHFRIVVPGENTILSFSFAGYAIQNIKVGTQRTLHVKLEQEDKLLDEVIVIGYGTARKKDLTGSTASVKGSEIAQIPVTTAAQAITGKMAGVNVVTQSGAPGADINILVRGGTSITQSNQPLYVVDGFQMENGLRNIDVNDIATIDVMKDASATAIYGARGSNGVILITTKSGKAGKTQINYNAYMSYEKLGSKLAMLNAEQYVDYQYEFQTLAGRPDKWTKNFGGDVTDPNFYTGAANYIKTNYGSRPTIDWQDVVFGGTALLKNHSLSVSGGNDKTKVLLSGNYTGQDGLIANHNFDKFNLRAKLNHKVSDRVRVDFNTNFNNTRIDGGGSLGGQLKLSLLQPATGGIRFTDEQLIGTDVSEEMQADDSQYDIYNPIITNEAVTKSKFTRQYTANAGIEIDVLKNLTWRSAGSYMWQQERTDNWDDGRTRNAQTTYGGPWGSRDNAEKFSWQITNTLTWKKNFGLHGVTALLGQETYYSESMFLKNTYSGFDADNFGLNDVAAASTLYSKSSSKGRYGMVSGFGRVMYNYADRYMLTATFRGDGVSKFAVGHQWGGLPSMSAAWRISDERFMRNIRSINQLKLRAGYGTTGNCDIDDYMYVTSYGGSFYAINNKQVNTLVPGSTLANPALKWEKTTSTNIGLDLSMFGSRINFSADFYNQQADNLLLKVQIPTSTGYTYQFQNIASIRNRGVEMVLNTRNLVGEGLRWSTDFNISFNRSKVLQLDSRKSFITSYNNNASFLIEVGKPLGQFFGYLYDGVYTTDDFTQNANGTYTLKEGVARPKGTAGVIKPGDVKYKTVKGETDANKNPVWSTEDRTVTGSAQPKFTGGITNTFTYKGFDLGVFMNFSYGNKVFNMNTQRFIGPYLPNQNTLEAMNGRFRLIDPNTGKETTDLARLAQLNPGQHASNALWSLNAPNSKVISDPIDYYLEDASFLRLNTITLGYSLPHSLLQRAKISNVRIYGTLNNIHSFTKYRGYDPEVSATSSALTRGVDDSAFPRAKSFVFGLNLTF
- a CDS encoding RagB/SusD family nutrient uptake outer membrane protein; the protein is MKKAFYYILTLALAGATLTSCKKWLDMPSEMAYDSETTFASISKAEKAVLGVYPYTFNRELYYQFGMGTDECISTEGETNSKNKFSNYVYSADIVPSDAYASMYRAIEYSNVCIKKLSAMKGSSDAEEKKRTMLLGECYAMRAMSFLNVVRFYGDIPYPTTPVEEATTFYTSRVSRDTIYDGCVADLQKAISLLPWKSEGMVPTTERFTKNAAYGILARVALYAAGYSLRWDLKTYSQGSVKLAQRSDAARIKELYQIASDACSAIISKGENSLVSSYENIFRDLVNGRFNAESILEFGQFGTEVNGSANGYTNGMFIHTSSFFGKSQPAMGIFPALWYDFDPQDQRRDVSIAGYGITSKNERQLNSYGANTIGKFRATWKSSQGTAINKRDINWPYLRYADVLLMYAEAQNELFNAPTAEAKSAFEKVRTRGFGGDASKIGTTPTSYQGFRDAIINERKLELAFEGWRRTDLVRWGILYESLTQAKQNLIDMANKTGKYANIDRYRAYKLVAATTFNDPVVGVSYIGFKDAPTATEKAQLTANGYTLLDMYSATAASGSGQALTADAAWVKAIFRGLEKNKVELLPLSTPTIDANPGLAGQQHPLF
- a CDS encoding DUF4450 domain-containing protein; the protein is MLDKLVKLSLLLFLYLPGIQAQQQVTSNWHYRPQNSDFVKVNGKQRFNRALYGTNTAFRVEAGDLPEFALYLPGMGGCLRLGIMYNNESKWLINAQDITTTYRPGSMLYHIKDVLLGKGSLSLTVVPADDREGLLIRLNASQIPQGVTLCWAYGGATGKKFLRDGDIGADPESSFYLQPAYCKDNKITVSLNTAAIRFGKEQLLEAAFPLRATLKQADATQQETPSAFLKTEPGTAPALAGTLTLVPGQNEYFFIGKPEPQPTPYHKLESAFLKAEQSRKKLADRIMVNTPDEYINTLGGALSMAADGIWESPTFLHGAVAWRMRLNAWRGAYVADPLGWHDRARAHFSSYALSQLTSPETGPIVPDTALNFARQQEKLGTSMFSSGYICRNPNGEFKPHHYDMNLVFVDQLLRHFSWTGDTAYVKKSWPLLQRHLAWEKRNFDTNNDGLYDAYCCIWASDALQYSGGAVTHSTAYNYFANREAARLAELIGEDARPYQQEADKIYAAIQNTLWMPGKGWYAEYKDALGNQLLHPAAALWTIYHAIDSRVPDAFQAYQSLRYIDTHIPHIPVKINGETSEAYYLLSTSNWQPYTWSLNNVALAENLHTALAYWQGNRSNEAFRLWKSALVESMYMSASPGGFQQLSRYDAARGELYRDFADPIGMAARTLIEGLFGIVPDALRDTLAIHPGFPAHWKHAALQTPDVKCSFRRTAGTDDYTITAAFSKTLHLKLTLNAPATQVQQVMINGKPVQWQQLVQVGGPAIRLTAPAATSWHIVIRWKGNAPEKPAYDTVGILQQKFACHTTDAAILEVFDPQQVLQTPQLQPNRLQALPTGGQDQRTFFLLLKQGDLKWWHPVDLSIRNPVDIVAAKQQPANALTFSIKNNTSTTLQGTLQVNAGSKLYAQKLSIPANDKGIAIRVPAASLVPGTNSIQWLGTDGARFDTTLVNWNITTTQTSTTVNLSQLFNDKLTNIFNNQYRSPRPQSPTLQLPLQGIGNWCYPLVNVNINDSGFRAAAAGANTFKIPQGIVFATPADNNLDNIIYTSQWDNYPHAVTIPLNGRNSHLYLLLAGSTNAMQSQLENGCITVYYKDGSLTKLSLKNPDNWCPIEQDYEDNGAAFNLQLPRPPRISLKTGQVFAGFPQHTTVKGYTTRAIDGGAATILDMPLDINKELDRLELKTVANDVVIGLMAVSLIP